In Thermodesulfobacteriota bacterium, the sequence ATTCACTTATTACGAAACGAATAGAGACCTTTGCAAAATAGTAATTTTTGTCAGACGCTGAAATCGGGCAAAAAGTGCCGTTTTACAAAGGTCTCTAATATATATGCCTGACTCTATTAGTCAAGAGCAATAAAAAATTCTGCTCCGCTTTAACCTCAAATCAGAGTAACATACTGATTTATATTCATATTGTGACTTACGAACCCGTTTAACTATAGAACCATATAAAATTTTGATCAGCTCATCATTTTTCCGCTACAGTTTTTTCATTAAAGGCCGATATAGTCATATAGATAAGAAATAGCCGGTTAGGGCTTGAAACTGGAAATTGGAAATTTGGGGGAAAAATTCGGCCCTAAATTGAATGTCTTCATCCATATTTATGAAATCGTGAAAAACATCGCCAACACCGTCAAGTAGATCTTCCCGGAAATTTACCGCATGTATGATGAAAATAGAAAAACGATCCTTTTTGTAGATGATGAAAAGAGCATTTTAGGTATTACCAGTGAATATTTCCAGCGCAAGGGATATCGTGTGGTAACGGCCAATAACGGGGTTGAGGCGAAAAAAATACTTGAGCAGGAGCAAATTGACTGTTGTTTTACCGATATCAATATGCCTGAAATGAACGGCCTTGAGCTCGCCGAGCATATATGGATAACCGATAATACCATACCGGTAGTGATTATGACGGCATATCCTTCATTGGATAATACCATCAGAACCATTCAAAATGGCGTGGTTGATTTTTTAACCAAACCGGTCAACTTGAATCAGATGGAACTTTGCGCTCAGCGGGTGCTTCATCAACGCCAACTGTTTATTGAAAATCTGCTGTTAAAAAAAGAAGTGGAGGGTAAGACACGGCTGGAAAAGTTAAACCAGGAACTTCTGCATAAGGTGGATGAACTTCACACCTTAAACAAGATCATGAACGTATTTTCCAGCATTGGTATCAGTTCTGATGTATTCAAGCGACTGGTGGATATGACTGTTAAAATTTCTCATGCAGATGAATCGCACTTTTTTGTGATTGATGAGAAAATGAAAACCCCCATAGAAGTCACCGCTTCTGCTGCCGATAAAAAAAGCCCAGATATTGAAGCCCTCATTTCAAACACGGATGACCGTTCATTTACCGAAACAGGTATCAATAAGATAATTATGGAAAGTGTAGCGGATGAAATGCCGCTGCTGGTGTCAAGGAACAATGGAACCTATGGTTTACCTGATGCAATACTGTCATTTATGATTGTTCCCCTGGTGATCAGGGACAAAGTTTTTGGTGTATTGACCGCATCAATAAAAAACGGAACAAAGAGATTCACTGAGAATGACCTGTATTATCTCTCATTCATGGCGCATAATGCCGGTTTTGCCATTGAAAATCTGGCCCTGTATGAAAATATTTATGAGAATCTGTTTGCCACACTGTATGCATTTGTAAATACAATAGAAGCCAGAGACCCTTATACCAGGCAACATTCGACCCGGGTGACCAGTATCGCTATAGTGATCGGAAAAGAACTCGGGTGTACATCCGAGGAGCTGGACATCCTAAATGTCGCCGGCCATCTTCATGATATAGGAAAAATAGGCATACGGGATGATATCCTGCTTAAACCCGGCAGACTTACCCCGGAAGAATTCGAAAAGATCAAGGAGCACCCGGTAATTGGGGCAAACATAGTCAAGCAGCTGGGTCAGTGGGACCGGGAAATGGAGGTAATAAGATGCCACCATGAGCGTTTTGATGGCGCCGGTTATCCTGATGGGTTAAAAGGGGAAGAGATTCCTTTCCTGGGTCGTATTCTTGCAGTAGCCGACGTCTATGACGCGATTGCGTCAGATCGTGCCTACAGAAAAAAGATGGAAGAAAAAAGGATCTTAAAGATCATTAATGAAGGCGCCGGAACCCAGTTTGATCCTCAGATTGTAAAGGCTTTTCTAAAGGTCTATAAAGAAGGGAAAATTCAAGCAGTTTAACATTTGTAAAAATACTCAACATACCCACTGGGATGCCCGTGGTTTTTGCATATCCTTATGCATCAAGATCTTCGCACATATCTTCATAACAAATCAACCAACTTGGCTCAGGATACCTTTTTTCTTTGACACACGAAATCCTTTGCCTTAAATAAAGACCTGTGAGAGGCATATAACACCAAACAGCAATAAATAAGGTATCTGAAATGGCATCCATGGATGAACAGGTTTTAAGGGCGGCAAAAGAAATCGTGGTTAAATTTATTGAAGGCGGTAGGGTTTCTCCTGCCGGGTTTAGTGAAACATTTAAAGACATTTACCGTACTGTGGAAGAAACCGTCAAAGGGCCAAAGGAAAATTCCGGGGGTAAAAAACAAAGCGAACACAAGGATCAATAGATTTACGGCATAATGCCATACTTTTTAAGTTTTTTATGCAGTGTTTTCCTGGTGATTCCCAGCCGTCTGGCTGATTCGCTTTTGTTGCCATTTGCCGCTTTAAGCGTTTTTATCACCACTCTTCTTTCCATATCTTCCAGAGTCGTCATTTCATTGATATCTTCTAAAACCGGCGTGCTTTTCACCGTCCAGTCCAAAGGTGTTTGCATAATTGCAAGGTTTTTCCTGTCAATGTACTCTCCCCTGGCCAGGACTACCGCCCTTTCTACTGAATTCATCAATTCTCGCACATTTCCCGGCCAGTCGTATCGGATCAGATGATCAATCGCTTTGGGCGTAAACCCTTTTATCTGTTTTCGATTTTTCGCTGCAAAATCCTGCAGAAAATGCTGGGCCAGAAGAACAATGTCATCCCTTCTTTTCCTTAAGGGAGGGATATCCAGGCTGATGACGTTCAGGCGGTAGAAGAGATCTTCACGAAATGAACCTTCGGTTATCATCGTCATTAGATCACGATTGGTGGCGCCGATGACACGGACATCCACTTTAATGGCTCCATCTCCCCCCACTCGGGTAATCTCCCTTTCCTGTAAAACTCGTAAAAGTTTTACCTGCATGGCCAGGCTCATTTCGCTGACTTCATCTAAAAACAGACTCCCTTTATGGGCCTGAACAAACCGTCCATCCTTTCTTT encodes:
- a CDS encoding response regulator, which translates into the protein MYDENRKTILFVDDEKSILGITSEYFQRKGYRVVTANNGVEAKKILEQEQIDCCFTDINMPEMNGLELAEHIWITDNTIPVVIMTAYPSLDNTIRTIQNGVVDFLTKPVNLNQMELCAQRVLHQRQLFIENLLLKKEVEGKTRLEKLNQELLHKVDELHTLNKIMNVFSSIGISSDVFKRLVDMTVKISHADESHFFVIDEKMKTPIEVTASAADKKSPDIEALISNTDDRSFTETGINKIIMESVADEMPLLVSRNNGTYGLPDAILSFMIVPLVIRDKVFGVLTASIKNGTKRFTENDLYYLSFMAHNAGFAIENLALYENIYENLFATLYAFVNTIEARDPYTRQHSTRVTSIAIVIGKELGCTSEELDILNVAGHLHDIGKIGIRDDILLKPGRLTPEEFEKIKEHPVIGANIVKQLGQWDREMEVIRCHHERFDGAGYPDGLKGEEIPFLGRILAVADVYDAIASDRAYRKKMEEKRILKIINEGAGTQFDPQIVKAFLKVYKEGKIQAV
- a CDS encoding conjugal transfer protein TraB translates to MASMDEQVLRAAKEIVVKFIEGGRVSPAGFSETFKDIYRTVEETVKGPKENSGGKKQSEHKDQ
- a CDS encoding sigma-54 dependent transcriptional regulator; protein product: MNNKSDILVVDDDSAHRTMLKTLLSGWQYNIIEADDGSTAIKQVKQRPFDLVLMDVRMLKVSGLEALDEIKAFNPAIPVIIMTAYSSLETAVEAIKKGAYDYLTKPLDFDKLKIIIKRAMEHIRLKEENRILKESLGRHFDRQNIIGKSPAMINLLETVAQVAASEATVLINGESGTGKELIAGAIHFNSPRKDGPFVRINCAAITETLLESELFGHEKGAFTGADKRKDGRFVQAHKGSLFLDEVSEMSLAMQVKLLRVLQEREITRVGGDGAIKVDVRVIGATNRDLMTMITEGSFREDLFYRLNVISLDIPPLRKRRDDIVLLAQHFLQDFAAKNRKQIKGFTPKAIDHLIRYDWPGNVRELMNSVERAVVLARGEYIDRKNLAIMQTPLDWTVKSTPVLEDINEMTTLEDMERRVVIKTLKAANGNKSESARRLGITRKTLHKKLKKYGIMP